CGAGTACGCGGAGTTGGAGGCCCGCGCCAGCCGCGACGGCGACGACTCGTGGCCGCGATCCGTCACCACCGTCCTCAACGCCGGCATCGACGGCGTCCACGGCGCAGTCGGCCAACTCGGAAGCGTCGACGCCGAGTACGCCACCGCCTGCGAGACGGCGGCGGGCGGGCGGCTGGCGAACGTCGTCGTCGACGACGACGGCGTCGGATCGAGCTGTATCGACTACCTCAAATCCCGCTCGGCGGGTCGGGCAACCTTCCTCCCGATCACGGAGATGGACCGCCGGGGGCTGCCCTCGAAACCCACGCATCCGGGCGTCGTCGACTTCGCGCGCAACCTCGTCGACTACGACGACCGCTACGCCGGCGTCTTCTCGTACGTCCTCGGCTCGACGCTCGTCGTCGAGGACATGGAGACGGCGCGGGGGTTCATGGGCGACTACCGGATGGTCACCCTCGACGGCGACCTGGTGGAGAAAAGCGGCGCGATGACCGGCGGCTCCGGCGGCGGCTCCCGGTACTCCTTCACCAAGAGCGGGAAGGGGCGGCTCGAACGCCTCGCCGAAGAGATCGAGAGTCTGGAGGACGACCGCCGTCGCGTCCGCGAGGAGATTCGCGACGTTGAGTCGAAACTGGACGACGCCCGCGACCGCAAGAGCGACGCGACCGACCGCGTCCGCTCCCTCGAATCGGACATCGAGGACGTGCGAGCGGAGGTCGAGGCGGCGTCGACCGAGATTACCGAGTTGGAAGACGAACTCGACGACCTCCGGAGCGAGCGCGACGAGGTGGACGCGGAGATGGGCGACCTGGAGGATCGCATCGCGACCCTCGACGACGACATCGAGGGGATCGAGGGCGAGATCGACGAGTTGGAGGACGAACTCGCGGACTCCCGAGTCCCCGAACTCACGGCTCGAAAGGAGGAGATCGAGGGCGAGATCGACGAGTTGGAGGGTCGGATGGACGACCTCGACGCCCGGCTCAACGAGAAACGGGTCGAGGCCGAGTACGCGGAGGAGGCCATCGACGACCTCGAATCGACCATCGAGACGGCCAAGGCCCGGAAGGCCGAGGCCGAGGAGCGCATCGAGGCCGTCGAGGCCGACATCGCGGAGCACGAGGCGACGCTTTCGGAGAAACGCGCCGCCATCGAGGATCTGGAGGACGAACTCGCGGACCTCAAAGACGAGCGCCGCGACCTCCAGTCGGACCTGCGCGAGGCGCGGGCGGAGCGCGACGAGGCCCGCGAGCGGGTGGCCGAGGTGGAGTCGCGGATCGACGACCTCGAAGACGAGAGCGAACGCCTGGAGTGGGAAATCGACGAACTCGAAAGCGAGGTCGGCGACTACGACCCCGACGCGATTCCGGACCACGACGAAGTCGAGGCGAACGTCGAGCGCCTCGAAGCCGAGATGCAGGAGCTGGAGCCGGTGAACATGCTCGCCATCGACGAGTACGACGAGGTGGAGGCGGCCCTGGAGGACTTACAGGAGCGCCGCGACACCCTCGTCGACGAGCGCGACGCCATCGCCGAACGCATCGAGGGCTACGAGGCCAAAAAGAAGGAGACGTTCATGGAGGCCTTCGACGCCATCGACGCGCACTTCCAGGACATCTTCGAGCGCCTGTCGGCGGGGACGGGCGAGTTGCACCTCGAAAACGAGACCGACCCCTTCGACGGCGGACTGACGATGAAGGCCGAACCCGGCGACAAGCCGATTCAGCGCCTCGACGCGATGAGCGGCGGCGAGAAGTCGCTGACGGCACTCGCCTTCATCTTCGCCATCCAGCGGCACAACCCCGCACCCTTCTACGCGCTGGACGAGGTGGACGCCTTCCTCGACGCCGCCAACGCCGAGCGGGTGGGGGAGATGGTCGACGACCTGGCGGGCGAGGCGCAGTTCGTCGTCGTCTCCCACCGCTCCGCCCTGCTGGACCGTTCGGAGCGCGCCATCGGCGTCACGATGCAGGGCGACAACGTGAGCGCGGTGACCGGGATTCGGCTGGACGGCGAGACGGAGGTGCCTGCGGATGACTGAGTACGTCCCCGACGACGTGAGCCTCCCCGGCACCGACGACGACGAGGTGGAGCCGGTCGAGATTCTCGTCCAGTTGGCCGAGGACGGGGAAATCGACCCGTGGGATATCGACATCGTCGACGCCACGGACGCCTTCCTCGACCGCCTCGACGAGACTGACCTGCGCACCTCCGGGCGGGCGCTGTTCTACGCGAGCGTCCTCCTGCGGATGAAAAGCGACGCCCTGCTGGACGACGGGCCGGACGAGCCGGAGCCGGAGCCGTGGGAGGTGGCGATGGAGGGCGGCGACCCGGACTTCGACGGGCCGGACCCCATCGACGCCCTCGACGCCGAACTCGACCGGCGGCTGGAGCGCAAGCACGCCCGCGGGTCGCCTGAGACGCTCGACGAACTCGTCCGGGAACTCCGCGAGGCCGAACGCGACTCGTGGTGGAAGGAGTCCCGATCCTACGACACCTCGGAGTCGCCGCGAGGGTACGACCGCGGAACGCAGACGCTCGACTACCACGCGGCGGACGACTTCCGCGACGGCGGCGAACCGACCGAGGGCGACGTGACGGGCACGACCCACACCGAGGACATCGAGACGACTATCGACGCGGTGCGGGAGACGGTACGCACCCACTACGACGCCGGCCGCGCCGAGGTGCTGTTCGCGGAGGTGCGCGAGGCGGGCGGCGCGCCGGTCGACACCTTCCTCGCCCTGCTCTTTCTGGCCCATCGCGGCGAGATTCGACTCCGGCAGGACGACCTGTTCGGTGACCTGTGGATTCGTGATCCGGCGGCGCCGCGGGTCGGCGACGAAGCCGTGGCGGACTGAGGCCACCTCGCGACTGGCGAGGTGGCCGAGGAGACCCGCGGGTTCGTCGTCGGTGGGCGACGAAGCCGTGGCGGACTGAGTATGCCTCGCGACCGGCGAGGCATCCGAAGAGACCGACAGGTTCGTCGCTGGGCGACGAAGCCGTGGCGGCCTGCGGGCGTCGCGCGACTCGCGCGACGGGTCACCCGAACACACGCAGGAGGCTGAGCACCCACCGACAGAGTTCGGAGCCGGCGAGCAGCGCCCCCTCGATCCGGGAGAGTTGCCGCTTCGTCCAGAGGGCGGCGACCATCAGGACGGTGACGGCCGCCAGCCACGCCAGCGTCTCCAGTGCCGTCCCGCTCACGACGAGCGGGCGGACGAGCGCCGAGACGCCGAGGATGCCCGTGACGTTGTAGACGTTGCTCCCGACGACGTTGCCCACGGAGATGCCGAGGCTGCCGCGCCGGAGCGCCACCAGCGAGACGGCGAACTCCGGGGTGGAGGTGCCGGCGGCGACGATGGTGCCGCCGATCACCCACTCGGAGACGCCAGCCGCCCGCGCCAGTTCGGACGCCGCCGCGACCATGTAGTCGCCGCTCACGAGTACCAGCGCCAGCCCGCCGACGAGGAGGGCGGCGTCCCGCCCGCGGAACGCCAGCCGCTCCGTGGCCGCCGTGGTCACCGCCTCCACCCCTGTCCCCGGCGTCGTGGAGGCCGTGGACCGTGCGGTCCGGAACAGATTCGCGGTGTAGACGACGAACAGCCCCGCGAGCAGTCCACCCTCCAGTCGGGTGACGGTCAGGTCGGCGACGACGAGGCCAGCGACGAGCGTGCTCGCGAGCAGCGCGCCCCCGTCCCGATGCACCAGTCCTTCGGCGATCGGAATCACCCGGATCAGCGAGATGACGCCGAGGATGAACGCCAGATTGTAGACGTTCGATCCGAGGACGTTGGCGACGGCGATGTTCCCCAGCCCCTTCAGCGCGGAGTCGACGGAGACGACGAGTTCCGGCGTCGACGTGCCCATCGCCACGACGGTGAGTCCGATGGTGTGATCGGAGAGCCCGAATCGCCGGGCCAGTCTGACGACGGCGTCGACCAGCGCCCGGGCGCCGATCCACAGCCCCAGGACCGACGCCGCGATGACGCCGAGTTGGACGGCCGGGCCACCCTGAACCATTCCACGCGACGGATTCGGGTGACTGCGGAATGGTTCTTTCGGGGCGACAGGTCTCGGTTACTCCCGACTCGGCACGGTGTCGGTCACGACGAGGAGGATGACGAGTCCGAGCAGCGCCAGAAGCACGACGGCGACCCGGATATCGACCACCAGGTCGATCACGGCGGCGATACCGGTCTCGTGGGCGAGTTCGACCGTCTCCCGTTTCGCCACCGCGTAGGGCGGGATGTGCACCGCCGCGAGCACCGCGACGACGGCGACGAGCAGGTAGTCCAGGCCGTCTCTCTGTCGCATTCGTCGACCCTCGACGGCGCGGTGGCTTAAGCGTCGTGGCCCGATTATCAGCGGTGGTCGTGGACGGGGCGCTCACACCGGCCGCTCGTCGAGGACGAGCCGAACCCCGAACCCGATCAGGACGCTCCCACTCAGGTACTCGATCGCCCGACCGGCGCGCGCGGAGTCGAGCAGTCGGGTCCGGACCCGGCCGGCAAAGAGCGCGACGCCGCCGAGATAGAGTAGACTGAGTCCCGCGTAGACGACGCCGAGGATCGACATCTGCACGGGAGCGTCGGCGGCCGCGGGGACGAACTGTGGGAAGAACGCGAGGACGAAGACGGCGACTTTCGGGTTGGTGACGTTGATGGCGACGGCTCGGCGGTACGACTCGGCGAGCGAGCGGGTCCGGCCGTCGGGTGTCGGCTCGAACGTCCCCTCGCTCAGGAGGAGACGCACGCCGAGATAACAGAGGTAGGCGGCGCCGACGTACTTCACGACGGTGTAGGCGGTGGCGCTCGCGCGCAGGAGGGCGGCCAGCCCGGCGACGGCGGCGGCGGTGTGGAGGAGGACGCCCGTCGCGGTGCCACAGCCGGCGACGACGCCCGCGGCGCGGCCGTCGCCGAGGCTCCGCGTCACGACGTACATCGTGTCGGGCCCCGGCGCGAGGACGATGGCGAGGGCGGCGGGGACGAAGGCCGCGAGAGTCGACAGCTCCATTCGAGGTGGACGTTTCGCCGCGTCGTGCTAAAGATTCCGTCGTCCGCTCAGACCAGCACCCCCGACTCCAGCACCGCGATGAGCAGGGTCAACACGGGGATGCTCAGGATCGTCGTGACGAGCACCGTCGTGCTGACGTACTCGGCGACGGAGAGACCGTCGCCGACGGACTCGCCGCCGAACTCGACGACGAGGAGGAGCGGCGTGATGGCCGCAGGCGTCGCACACTCGAGGACGAACGTGCGCGCGACGGTGGGGTCTTCGAAGCCGACGAGGAGGGCGATGCCGACGGCGAGGGCGGGCGCGACGGCCATCTTCAGGACGCTCGCGACCCCGACCTCCGCGAGCGCGGCGCCGTAGTCGGTGTCGGCGAGCTGGATGCCGAGGATGAGGAGCATGACGGGGATGGAGGCGTTGCCGACGAGCGCGATCGTCGTCATCGCGGTGCCCTCGGCGGGCGGGACGACGCCGAGCCAGCGGGCGAGGACACCGGCGACGACGGCGTAGACCAGCGGAATCTTGAGCGCGCGCTTCATCCCGCCGAGACCGTGGGTGCCGCCGCTTCGCTGGGCGATGTAGACGCCGCCGGTGTAGAGCAGGATGGCCTGTGCGGTCAGGTAGACGACGGCCGTGCTCCGGCCGGTGGCGCCGAAGGCGAACTCCGAGAGCGGGATGCCGTAGTTGCCGGAGTTGGGGAAGGCGCTCACGAGGACGAGCGCGCTCAGGATGGGTTCGTCCATGCCGAACAGGCGGCCGATTGCCTCCGCGACGACGACCATGGCGACGAGATAGGCCACCGTGGCGACGCCGATGCGCGCGAGCGTCGCCCCGCCGAAGCTCGCGGTGGCGATGCTGTGGAAGATGAGCGCCGGCACGAGGACGTACACCGTGACGGTGTTGAGGGGGTCGATGTCGACATCGCGGGCGCGCCCGAGGACGACGCCGACGGCCGCGAGGGCGATGATGGGGAGGATGGCCGTCGCGAAGATGGTGAGCAGGGAGGTCACGCGCTCCCTCCGGGTGCGGGACGGGAGTGCTCTCCCGGACGCGGAATGGTGACTCGGCGCACGCTACGCGAGGCGCCAGCGGTCGTCGCCGGCGGGTTCGATCACGTCGCGGCGCTCCATCTCGGCGAGCACCTCGTCGAGGCGGTCGGGTTGGGCGATCTCCATCTCGATGCGCTGGATGTCGTGGTCGGCCGCGAGCCGTGCCCGGATCGCGTCCCGGTCGAACGTCTCCGCGTCCGCCCGCTCCATCGCGCCCTCGATCAGGTCGATCATATCCTCGATGAAGTTCCAGGGGTAGACGATCCACGCCCACTCGTCGAGGCGCTCGCCGACGAAGTCGGGGTCGAACTCGCTGGTGTGGAGGAGCTGGAGCGTCGCCGTCCGCACCGCCCCCGCGTCGCGGTCGGTGACGTACTCGTAGGCGTGGCTGAGGGATTCGCCGGTGTCGGCGATGTCGTCGACGATCAGGACGTCCTTGCCCTCGACGCTCCCCTCGGGCATCGGGTAGCGAACCTCGGGGTCGGCCCCCTTCGACGCCGTGCCGACGTAGTGTTCCATCTTGAGGCTGGTGAGGTCGTCGAGACCGAGGAAGTCACAGCAACAGCGGCCGGCGAACCAGCCGCCGCGGGCGAGGGCGACGATCACGTCGGGGTCGAACTCCGCGGCGCGAACCTCGTCGGCCACGTCCCGGCAGAGTCCGTAGATGTACTCCCAGTTGGTGATCGTACAGGTGAAGTCGTCCGGGAGGTCGCTCATGGCGGCGAGTCCGACGGCCGACAGGTAAGGGTTTACGTTTCGCCGGACCGCCCAACGCCTTTTGTCGCCCGCCGTCCACGTCGGTGATATGGATACGCGCCGTACCCTGTTGATCGACGCGTTCGCGGCCGAACCCCTCGCGGGCAACGCGGCGGGCGTCGTCCCCGACGCGGACGGCCTCGACGCCGAGCGGATGCAAGCCATCGCCCGCGAACTGTCGGCGAGCGAGACGGCCTTTCTCACGCCCGACGCCGACGACGAGGTCGACCGCCGAATCCGCTATTTCACGCCCGAACAGGAGGTAGACCTCTGTGGTCACGCCACCATCGCCAGCCTGGTCCACCTCCACGACGAGGGCGCCCTCGACGCCGGCGAGGGACGCCTGCGGACGAACGCGGCCCCAATCGACGTCGAGGTGACCGACGACGGCGTGGCGTGGATGGGGACCGGCGAGCCGAGCGTCGAGGTGGTCGACCCCGACTACGAGCGCGTGGGCGAGGCGCTGGGGATCGACCCCGCGGCGATGCAGGACGTTGGCGCGGACGTGCCCGCGGCGGTGGCGACGGTCGGCCTGCCGTTCCTGATCGTCCCCGTGAACTTCCTCGAACATCTCGGCGGCGCCGATCCGGACATGGACGCGGTCGCGGCGCTGGCGGCCGATCACGGTGCGACCGGCGTCTACGCGTTCACGTTCGACGCGCTGGAGGCCGACTCGACCCTCCACGCGCGGATGTGGGCGCCGGGTGCGGGCGTACCGGAGGACCCGGTGACCGGGACCGCGAGCGGCGCCTGCGGGGCCTACCTCCACGCGGTGGACGCCTTCGACGACCCGCCGGCCGAGATGCGATTCGAACAGGGCCACTTCGTCGACCGGCCGGGATTCGTCCGTGTCCGGGTCGACGGGGACGACGTGCGCGTCGGTGGGCGCGCGGTGACCGCGCTCGACGGGACCCTCGCCGTGCCGGCGGCGGACGACGACGACATCCTCGAGGCCTGATACTGTCGGCTGTAAGTCGATCAAGATACCCGCCAGCCCGGGGTGGCGAATATCTTGAAACAGTTGCAGCCGACAGTATGAGCCACCGAGACACGGCGTCGCACGGTTCGCCGTAGTTGCGCGCTTCGAAACCTTCTTTATCTCGCTGGCGGGTGTCGTAGACACGAAATGGCTGTAGCTTGGCTGGAGGACGTGCGTTCTACCGACCTGGGGACGGTCGGTGGGAAGGCGGCTTCGCTCGGCGAACTCACGGAGGCCGGACTGCCCGTCCCGCCGGGGTTCGTCGTGACGGCCGGTACCTACCGCACCTTCATCGAGGAGGCCGGCATCGACGAGGAACTGTTCTCGGCGGTCGACGTAGACTCCGAGGACTCCGAGGCGCTCGAGGCGGCCCACGAGCGCGCTCACGAACTCATCGTCGAGACGGAGGTTCCCGAGGACGTACGTGCGGAAATCGTCGAGGCGTACCGGTCCATGGGCGACGGGGAGACGTTCGTCGCCGTCCGTTCCTCGGCGACCGCGGAGGACCTGCCGGACGCCTCCTTCGCCGGGCAACAGGAGACGTTTCTCAACGTCACCGAGGACGACCTGGTCGACCGGGTACAGGAGTGCTGGGCGTCGCTGTTCTCCCAGCGGGCCATCTACTACCGGAACCAGAAGGGCTTCCCACACGACGAGGTGGACATCGCCGTCGTCGTCCAGACGATGGTCGACGCCGAGAAGAGCGGCGTGATGTTTACGAGCCACCCCTCGACCGGCGACCCGCGTATCATCATCGAGGCGGCGTGGGGACTGGGCGAGGCCGTCGTCTCCGGCGCCGTCTCGCCGGACAACTACGTCGTCGACCGCACGACCGGCGAGGTGGAGACGATGACGGTCGCGACGAAGAAGCTGATGCACGTCAAAGACGACGAGACGGGCGAGACCGTCGAGCGCGAGGTCCCCGAGGACAAGCGCGATCAGCAGGTGCTCACGCAGGCGGAGATCGATCGCCTGATCGAACTCGGCAAGAAAGTCGAGGACCACTACGGCGAACCGCAGGACGTGGAGTGGGCCGTCGCCGGCGGTGAGGTGTACATGCTCCAGTCCCGACCGATCACGACCATCGACGACGGCGCGACCGAGGCCGAAGACGACGTGGACGAGAGCGACGACGGCGACGACCACCTGCTGTCGGGGCTCGGCGCGAGTCCCGGTATCGCCTCCGGTGCCGTCCGGATCGTCACGAAACTCGATCACCTCGACCAGGTGAGCGAGGGCGACGTGATCGTCACCGAGATGACGATGCCCGACATGGTGCCCGCGATGAAGCGCGCGGCCGCCATCGTCACCGACGAGGGGGGGATGACCTCCCACGCGGCCATCGTCTCGCGCGAACTCGGCGTGCCGGCGGTCGTCGGCTGTGGCGGCGCGACTCGAACCCTGGAGGACGGACAGATCGTCACCGTCGACGGCGAGATGGGGACGGTCCGCGAGGGGGCGGTCGCGACGGACGAACCGGCCGTCGAGCCCGGCACCGACGACGACGCTCCGGTCGGATCGCGACCCAAACCGATCACCGCGACGGAGGTGAAGGTGAACGTCTCCATCCCCGACGCGGCCGAGCGGGCGGCGAAGACCGGCGCCGACGGCGTCGGCCTCCTCCGGATCGAACATCTCGTCCTCTCGCTGGGGAAGACCCCCGAGCGCTACATCGCGGACGAGGGCTCCGAGGCCTACGTGAAGGAACTCATGAGCGGCGTCCGCACGGTGGCCGAGGCGTTCTACCCCCGGCCCGTTCGGGTGCGCACGCTCGACGCGCCGACCGACGAGTTCCGACAGCTGGAGGGCGGCGAGGACGAACCCGACGAACACAACCCGATGCTCGGCTACCGCGGCATCCGCCGCAGCCTCGACCGGCCGGAGGTGTTCGAACACGAACTCGAGGCGTTCAAGCGCCTCTACGAGCAGGGTTACGAGAACCTGGAGATCATGTTCCCGCTCGTCACCGACGGGTCGGACGTGGCCGCGGCCCGCGAGCACATGGAGGCGGTCGGCATCGACCCCCAGAAGCGCGACTGGGGCGTCATGATCGAGACGCCGGCCAGCGCCATGGGCGTCGAGGACATCGTCGACGAGGGTGTCGACTTCGTCTCCTTCGGGACGAACGACCTCACGCAGTACGTCCTCGCCGTGGACCGCAACAACGAGCACGTCTCGGACCGGTTCGACGAACTCCACCCGGCGGTGCTCGACATCATGGGCGACACCATCGACGCCTGCCGGGCGGCGGGCGTCGACACGAGCATCTGCGGGCAGGCCGGCTCCCACCCCAAGATGGTCGACTTTCTGGTCCGCAAGGGGATCACCTCCATCAGCGCCAACATCGACGCCGTCGCGGACGTGTTCGAGGAAGTCGACCGCGTCGAGTCGCGGCTGATCCTCGATTCGGTGCGCTGATAGGAATTATCGGAAGTCAGCATAGATTCTCGCCGTGACGGTCCGGCGAGAATCTATAGACAGTTACCATACTCCCTATGAGTCGTCGGACTGGATTTCCCGCCCGACGGAAACCTGAAAGACTTACGTCACCGCCTGTCAAGGGTGAGGTGTGGACGCACTGGTCCCCCTCGTCGCGTTCGACCTCCCCGGACTCGAGTGGCTGACGCGCCTCGTCGAGACGGCGACCGGATGGGGTGGACTGGTCATCATCTTCGTCTACTCGTTTCTCATCGCCTTTGCCCTCCCCGGCGTCAGCGAAGTCGTCCTGTTGGCGCCGCTCGATCTCGGCCTGTCGACCGAGGCCCGACTGGCGCTGATCATCCTCACCTCGGCCCTCGGGAAGGCAGCCGGGAGCGTCTTCGCCTTCCACATCGGCCAGGAGGCCAAGGAGTCGGGACCGATCATCGAGGCGCTCCGCCGCTCCCGGTTCGACGTGATCGGCTGGTCGGAGCGCCGGACCGTCGAAGTCGCCCAGCGCTGGGGGTACGCCGGTCTCGCGCTCGCGCTGTCGGTTCCGTTCTTCCCCGATACGCTCTCCATCTACGCCTTCGCGGTGTTAGAAGAGGACTACGTCCGCTTCGCCGCCGCGACGTTCGCCGGGAGCGTCGGGCGACTGTTGGTGACGCTGGGACTGAGCGCGGGCGTCCTAGCGGTCCTGTAGGCCCGCCGGCGGCCCGCCCGGCAACCGGTCCCGGTCGTGCCCCTCGGTGAAGTCGATGTCGGGGCCGGTGGGAACGAGACGCTTTGGGTTCAGATCAGCGTGACTCACGTAGTAGTGACGGACGACGTGGTCCACGTTGACGGTGCGCTCGATTCCGGGCGTGGTGTAGAGGTCCTTCGTGTAGCCCCAGAGGTGGTCGTACTCGTGGATGGCGCGGCGGTTACATTTAAAGTGGGTGTGGTAGACGTGATCGAACCGCACGAGCGTCGCGAACATGGCGAGGTCCGCCTCGGTGAGCCGGTCGCCGGCGAGGTAGCGCTGGTCGGCCAACAGGTCGTCGTAGCGGTCGAGCGCCGCGAACAGGTCGTCGACGGCGCGGTCGTACGCCGACTGTGACGCCGCGAAGCCGGCGCGGTAGACGCCGTTGTTGATGGGGTCGTAGATGTCGTCGATGAGGCGGTCCACCTCGTCGCGGTAGCCCTCTGGGTAGAGGTCGACGTCGCGCGTGGCGAGTTCGTGGCCGGCCACGTCGAGGGTGCGCATGATCTCCTCGGACTCGTTGTTGACGATGGTCTCCGTCTCCGTATCCCAGAGGACGGGGACGGTCGGACGCCCGGTGAAGTTCGGATCGGCGCGGACGTAGAGTTCGCGGAGGTAGTCGGCGCCGTAGAGGGGGTCCGGATGGGCGTCGGAGAACTCCCACCCCTCGTCGTAGCGTTCCGGCTGGACGAGCGAGAGGGAGATGGCGTCGTCCAGTCCCTTCAGACTGCGCGTCATGGCGACGCGGTGGGCCCACGGACACGCCCGCGAGATGTATATGTGGTAGCGCCCGGCCTCGCTGGGGTACGCGTCGGTGCCGAGGCGGTCGTGGAACGCCTGCTCTTGGCGCTGGAACTCGCCGTCCTCGTCGGTCTCCAGGTCGGCCTCGGCGACCCACTCGCCCTCGACCAGTCGGCTCACCGCTCGCTCACCTCGGTTTGCATACGTCCCCGTCCGGGAGCGACGGGCAAAAGCCTTCGTCGGCGTGGCGCAAGCTATATGAACTACCCAGTAATATCACTGAGTGGTATGTCTTCGTTCAGCGAGTTCAGTCAGGTCGGCGAAGCGGACGTAACGCGTGCGATCGGTCAGGAGTGGACCGAGGAGTTCATGGACTTCTCGGACTCGGACGTGCTCATCGTCGGCGGCGGTCCCTCGGGGCTGATGGCGGCGAAGGAGCTCTCCGAGCGCGGCGTGAAGACGATGGTCGTCGAGAAGAACAACTACCTCGGCGGCGGGTTCTGGCTCGGCGGCTTCCTGATGAACAAGGTGACCGTTCGGGACCCCGCTCAGGACGTACTGGAGGACCTCGACGTGGACTACAAGCCCGCACAGGACACCGAGGGCCTGTACGTCGCCAACGGGCCGGAGGCGTGTTCCGGCCTCATCAAGGCCGCGTGCGACGCGGGTGCGAAGATGCAGAACATGACGGAGTTCACGGACATCGTGATCCGCGAGGACCACCGCGTCGGCGGCATCGTCATGAACTGGACGCCGGTGCACGCGCTGCCCCGGGAGATCACCTGCGTCGACCCCATCGCCGTCGAGGCGGACCTCGTCATCGACGCGACGGGCCACGACGCCGTCGCCATCTCCAAACTCGACGAGCGCGGCGTCCTCGACGCGCCGGGCATCCAGCACGCCAAGGAGCAC
This window of the Haloplanus rubicundus genome carries:
- a CDS encoding phosphoribosyltransferase, producing MSDLPDDFTCTITNWEYIYGLCRDVADEVRAAEFDPDVIVALARGGWFAGRCCCDFLGLDDLTSLKMEHYVGTASKGADPEVRYPMPEGSVEGKDVLIVDDIADTGESLSHAYEYVTDRDAGAVRTATLQLLHTSEFDPDFVGERLDEWAWIVYPWNFIEDMIDLIEGAMERADAETFDRDAIRARLAADHDIQRIEMEIAQPDRLDEVLAEMERRDVIEPAGDDRWRLA
- a CDS encoding calcium/sodium antiporter; its protein translation is MVQGGPAVQLGVIAASVLGLWIGARALVDAVVRLARRFGLSDHTIGLTVVAMGTSTPELVVSVDSALKGLGNIAVANVLGSNVYNLAFILGVISLIRVIPIAEGLVHRDGGALLASTLVAGLVVADLTVTRLEGGLLAGLFVVYTANLFRTARSTASTTPGTGVEAVTTAATERLAFRGRDAALLVGGLALVLVSGDYMVAAASELARAAGVSEWVIGGTIVAAGTSTPEFAVSLVALRRGSLGISVGNVVGSNVYNVTGILGVSALVRPLVVSGTALETLAWLAAVTVLMVAALWTKRQLSRIEGALLAGSELCRWVLSLLRVFG
- a CDS encoding segregation and condensation protein A, encoding MTEYVPDDVSLPGTDDDEVEPVEILVQLAEDGEIDPWDIDIVDATDAFLDRLDETDLRTSGRALFYASVLLRMKSDALLDDGPDEPEPEPWEVAMEGGDPDFDGPDPIDALDAELDRRLERKHARGSPETLDELVRELREAERDSWWKESRSYDTSESPRGYDRGTQTLDYHAADDFRDGGEPTEGDVTGTTHTEDIETTIDAVRETVRTHYDAGRAEVLFAEVREAGGAPVDTFLALLFLAHRGEIRLRQDDLFGDLWIRDPAAPRVGDEAVAD
- a CDS encoding LysE family translocator, yielding MELSTLAAFVPAALAIVLAPGPDTMYVVTRSLGDGRAAGVVAGCGTATGVLLHTAAAVAGLAALLRASATAYTVVKYVGAAYLCYLGVRLLLSEGTFEPTPDGRTRSLAESYRRAVAINVTNPKVAVFVLAFFPQFVPAAADAPVQMSILGVVYAGLSLLYLGGVALFAGRVRTRLLDSARAGRAIEYLSGSVLIGFGVRLVLDERPV
- a CDS encoding PhzF family phenazine biosynthesis protein gives rise to the protein MDTRRTLLIDAFAAEPLAGNAAGVVPDADGLDAERMQAIARELSASETAFLTPDADDEVDRRIRYFTPEQEVDLCGHATIASLVHLHDEGALDAGEGRLRTNAAPIDVEVTDDGVAWMGTGEPSVEVVDPDYERVGEALGIDPAAMQDVGADVPAAVATVGLPFLIVPVNFLEHLGGADPDMDAVAALAADHGATGVYAFTFDALEADSTLHARMWAPGAGVPEDPVTGTASGACGAYLHAVDAFDDPPAEMRFEQGHFVDRPGFVRVRVDGDDVRVGGRAVTALDGTLAVPAADDDDILEA
- the smc gene encoding chromosome segregation protein SMC, which encodes MHISELVLDDFKSFGRKTRIPFYEDFTVITGPNGSGKSNIIDGVLFALGLARTRGIRAEKLTDLIYNPGHEDDDDRSGPREASVTVVLDNADGTLDRSQVVNAAGTEDVGDVDEIAVKRRVKETEDNYYSYYYLNGRSVNLSDIRDLLAQAGVTPEGYNVVMQGDVTEIINMSAGQRRTIIDEIAGVAEFDAKKEDAYEELDVVEERIDEADLRIEEKEDRLDQLEDERETALEYQSLREEKEEYEGYLKAAELEEKRTALARTKKRVEAKEQELADRQATLDTKAAAVDELETDLDDLTREIERKGEDEQLRIKGEIEEIKGEIGRLEATIENQEEKIEDAEAERREAFVSLDGKTEELEALEDEIRSIKVEKASVKGDIEETEAELADVEAEIESVDTEFDELKEELAERKAELEEKKTARNDAQREKDRLLDEARRRSNRISEAQAELEAAHDRVPDLKADLSDLHGELDRAEKNREKIESAIEELREEKAALSDRLDDVEDDLRAKQNEYAELEARASRDGDDSWPRSVTTVLNAGIDGVHGAVGQLGSVDAEYATACETAAGGRLANVVVDDDGVGSSCIDYLKSRSAGRATFLPITEMDRRGLPSKPTHPGVVDFARNLVDYDDRYAGVFSYVLGSTLVVEDMETARGFMGDYRMVTLDGDLVEKSGAMTGGSGGGSRYSFTKSGKGRLERLAEEIESLEDDRRRVREEIRDVESKLDDARDRKSDATDRVRSLESDIEDVRAEVEAASTEITELEDELDDLRSERDEVDAEMGDLEDRIATLDDDIEGIEGEIDELEDELADSRVPELTARKEEIEGEIDELEGRMDDLDARLNEKRVEAEYAEEAIDDLESTIETAKARKAEAEERIEAVEADIAEHEATLSEKRAAIEDLEDELADLKDERRDLQSDLREARAERDEARERVAEVESRIDDLEDESERLEWEIDELESEVGDYDPDAIPDHDEVEANVERLEAEMQELEPVNMLAIDEYDEVEAALEDLQERRDTLVDERDAIAERIEGYEAKKKETFMEAFDAIDAHFQDIFERLSAGTGELHLENETDPFDGGLTMKAEPGDKPIQRLDAMSGGEKSLTALAFIFAIQRHNPAPFYALDEVDAFLDAANAERVGEMVDDLAGEAQFVVVSHRSALLDRSERAIGVTMQGDNVSAVTGIRLDGETEVPADD
- a CDS encoding AEC family transporter, whose translation is MTSLLTIFATAILPIIALAAVGVVLGRARDVDIDPLNTVTVYVLVPALIFHSIATASFGGATLARIGVATVAYLVAMVVVAEAIGRLFGMDEPILSALVLVSAFPNSGNYGIPLSEFAFGATGRSTAVVYLTAQAILLYTGGVYIAQRSGGTHGLGGMKRALKIPLVYAVVAGVLARWLGVVPPAEGTAMTTIALVGNASIPVMLLILGIQLADTDYGAALAEVGVASVLKMAVAPALAVGIALLVGFEDPTVARTFVLECATPAAITPLLLVVEFGGESVGDGLSVAEYVSTTVLVTTILSIPVLTLLIAVLESGVLV